The following is a genomic window from Bacteroidia bacterium.
TAATTACCGGGAGGTGAGGCTTTAGTCCAGCTTTCCCCATCGTCGATGGACCAGAGAAAGTCGAAGGCACCGCCGGCGTACAGCGTGTCTCCGATGTAGGCGAAAGCGTTCGTATGGCGGACCGGTGCCGAAGCTCCGAGGTCTCGCCAGTTGTCTCCGTAGTTTGGTGAAACGAATGCCACCTCCCCATAGAGGCCGGCAAACAGATATTCACCCAGCTTGTCATTTCTTGGTTTTAATAGCATGGTCAGCACGGGCCGATGCCCCATTCCGGCACTTGTATTCTGCCATGACAGACCGCTGTCTTCGGAACGGAAGACACCCCGGTCCGCCGATCCTGCAAACAGCAGCAGTGGATGGGGTGGCGTCGCGATTACGGATGAATACAAAGCCAGTGCATCCTTCGTTGTATAGCCAAAGTTGGAGTGATGCCATGTATCGCCGTAATCCGTTGTGCGGCTGACACCGATATCGATCGACGCCGTCAGGAGCAACTCTGGAACACCATCCTGCGCGGGGAGCACCGTCATCGCTCTAGTATTGGACCAGACATTATACATCCCCGAAGAGGATTCCGTCCAACTGCTCCCGTTGTCGGTGCTGGCGTAGCAACCGACGGCTGTCACAGCGAACACGCGTTGTTTGCTGCTGACGATATGTGTGACGTCGGGATTTTGTATCCCGTTGCTCGCGAGATGCCAGGAAGCGCCATCATCAACTGATCGAAATACGCCCTCGGACGAATTCAACATCAACGTATCTCGGCCAGTGCGTGAGGAGCGGATGACAGATCGAAGAATATTCAGTGTCGAACCGACATTCACGGGGGACCAGGTAAAACCGAGATCGGTAGAAACATGCAGCACACCGATATCGCCGACATACACACGAGCATTGCCAACAGCCGCCGGATCTGGGATGAGCGTGATGCTTGGATACCGTGATGTGCACTGCAATCCATCCAGTCTGGTCCATGCATCCCCCTCGTTGGTGGAATGATAAATCCCTTCTGTCGTTCCTGCGAAAACATATCGACTCGTATCCGGTGCTGTTGCGATCGTGGAGAGATGCAAATCCTCCAATCCCTCATTCACGGCCTCCCAATGCACCCCGTTGTCCGATGATCGGTACACCCCCTTCTCATGCGTGCCGAGGTAGATGTACCCGTTGTCGTAATGACTGAATGCGGTGGCGTAGACTGTTCCGTATTCCAGGCTTCCCGCCATTTCCTGCCAGTCATCACCACCGTTCGTACTCCGCCAAAAGTTGGTGGACATCCAGGCGAATACCATTACTCCGTTCGCGCACACATGTCGGACCATGTGATTCGGGTAACCGGGATGGGAAAGATCCCAATGCACACCGTAGTCTTTTGACGAGTATATCTGAATGGCGTTGCCAATGAGAACGGTGGTCCCCGCTTCTTCTGATTCGACAACCGCCATCGTGGTGATCGAGCCACCTCCGGGCCCCGAAGTCTGTTGCCACTGTGCAACGAGAGCTGTCGGTAACAGAACAGTCATCAACACCTGAATGAACAGCCAACGGCGGAAACTCATGATAGTACCCCCCAAGAGGTGAAATAACACGACTTGTCCGGAAGAATATCCTCACCGAGAAGATACCGTGGATACGCGGTAATAGCAATCCAACAGCTGTCAGACGATTCAACATAAGATAGTTCTACATCGGCTGATCGTATGCGATGCGGTCCTTGTTAGCGATGCGGTCCTTGTTAGCGATGCGGTCCTTGTTAGCGATGCGGTCATATTTGTCCCCACCAGAAAATCCCGTATTTTACCTTAATTTGCCCAATCCTGCATTCGGGATTGGCCATGCCCTGCGAATGTGGCGAAATTGGCATACGCGCCAGACTTGGGAAATAACCCGCTTTTATGCTATTATTGAATATTTTCAAGCACTTGCACTGGATTCCGTCTCGGGAATCGGCGTGATTCACAATGAACTTGACGAAAGGGGAGCAGGTTGGTCAACATGCGATTGTTGAATTCATGTGCCGTGACATTTATTCGCCCGCATCCATCTGTGCCGCACACGCGATGGAAACGTACCTTCGATTGATCGAGTCACGCATTCGGAAACATCATGATACGTGTTCGGCTCCGTGGAGGCGTGTATGATCAGCTTTTCCAGGACACGTTGGGCTCTATGCAAGGGCGTAGCCCCAGTCGCTGCTGCAGGACCATTCACGACAGCAGGTAGCGTGTAACCCACGCAGCATTTGCGCTGTCATTCCATTCTTTGTGCTTCCACGGAGTTTATCGAGCCATGTCGTATCTGGAAAAATTCACTGGGGATTGGAATTCTGCCCAAGCCAGGCATTTGCTGCGCAGAACGACGTTCGGTCCGTTGCAGGCGGATGTGGTAAGCGCCGTGCAACTTGGACTCGACGGTACACTCGATGCGCTTTTCGCGGCAGTTAATAACCCTGATCCGCCAGTAAAGTATCTCCCGGACGGATCGGG
Proteins encoded in this region:
- a CDS encoding T9SS type A sorting domain-containing protein, with the translated sequence MSFRRWLFIQVLMTVLLPTALVAQWQQTSGPGGGSITTMAVVESEEAGTTVLIGNAIQIYSSKDYGVHWDLSHPGYPNHMVRHVCANGVMVFAWMSTNFWRSTNGGDDWQEMAGSLEYGTVYATAFSHYDNGYIYLGTHEKGVYRSSDNGVHWEAVNEGLEDLHLSTIATAPDTSRYVFAGTTEGIYHSTNEGDAWTRLDGLQCTSRYPSITLIPDPAAVGNARVYVGDIGVLHVSTDLGFTWSPVNVGSTLNILRSVIRSSRTGRDTLMLNSSEGVFRSVDDGASWHLASNGIQNPDVTHIVSSKQRVFAVTAVGCYASTDNGSSWTESSSGMYNVWSNTRAMTVLPAQDGVPELLLTASIDIGVSRTTDYGDTWHHSNFGYTTKDALALYSSVIATPPHPLLLFAGSADRGVFRSEDSGLSWQNTSAGMGHRPVLTMLLKPRNDKLGEYLFAGLYGEVAFVSPNYGDNWRDLGASAPVRHTNAFAYIGDTLYAGGAFDFLWSIDDGESWTKASPPGNYPVLSLAVTNIQGRSYIFAGTGRGGVGVTTDGGTTWRSSNVGLTDKDVYAVLIRELDGRVQVFAATQRKGVFVSHDLGETWNSISEGLAAEAVESLAIAGPYLFAGTRSSGVWRRPLSDITAVEADATATSSDPSLLQTYPNPVHTQTAVQFHIPVRAFVSLTIHNIVGEKVATLVRSSLDPGTHVTRWNATGLPNGLYFCRLMVNNTVLTRKLTLMK